A region from the Muribaculum gordoncarteri genome encodes:
- a CDS encoding pyridoxal phosphate-dependent aminotransferase: protein MNHVSNRVQSLAPSQTLAMSQKSNELKAQGVDVINLSVGEPDFNTPEHIKEAAKRAVDENYTFYTPVPGYMTLRKAISEKLKKENGVDFAPEQIVVSGGAKQSLCNVVLSVINPGDEVIIPTPAWVSYVEMVHLAEGKNVLVPATIEQDFKITPEQLRAALTERTRLIIFCSPSNPTGSVYSREELAELVKVLADYPDVLVLADEIYEHINFTGSFTSLASFPEIADRVCIVNGVSKAYAMTGWRIGFLAAPLWLARATNKLQSQYTSGASSIAQKAAEAAYTGSQECVEEMRKAFERRRDLVVGLARTIPGWKVNNPQGAFYLFPEVSSYFGKRYGDTVINNDSDLAMYLLEEGHVATVAGSAFCTPGYIRLSYATSDDNIREAMRRIEAALAKLV from the coding sequence ATGAATCACGTGTCAAATCGCGTTCAATCGCTTGCACCGTCGCAGACACTTGCGATGTCGCAGAAGAGCAATGAGCTTAAGGCTCAGGGTGTGGATGTAATAAACCTGTCGGTAGGAGAACCCGACTTCAACACTCCCGAGCACATAAAGGAGGCCGCCAAGCGTGCCGTCGACGAGAACTACACTTTCTACACTCCCGTGCCGGGTTACATGACCTTGCGCAAGGCCATTTCGGAGAAACTGAAGAAGGAGAACGGCGTGGATTTCGCTCCCGAGCAGATTGTGGTTTCGGGCGGTGCAAAGCAGTCGCTGTGCAATGTCGTGCTGTCAGTTATCAACCCCGGCGACGAAGTTATCATTCCCACTCCGGCTTGGGTGAGCTACGTTGAGATGGTGCATCTCGCCGAGGGCAAGAACGTTCTCGTTCCCGCCACCATCGAGCAGGATTTCAAGATTACTCCCGAGCAGCTGCGTGCCGCTTTGACCGAGCGCACCCGCCTCATCATCTTCTGCTCGCCATCCAACCCCACCGGCAGCGTCTACAGCCGCGAGGAGCTCGCCGAGCTCGTAAAGGTGCTTGCCGACTATCCCGACGTGCTTGTGCTCGCCGACGAGATATATGAGCACATCAACTTCACCGGAAGCTTCACCTCGCTCGCCTCGTTCCCCGAAATCGCCGACCGCGTGTGCATCGTCAACGGCGTGTCAAAGGCTTATGCCATGACAGGATGGCGCATCGGATTCCTTGCCGCCCCGCTGTGGCTGGCACGTGCCACCAACAAGCTCCAGAGCCAGTACACCTCAGGCGCTTCGTCAATAGCACAGAAGGCCGCCGAGGCTGCCTACACCGGTTCGCAGGAGTGTGTCGAGGAGATGCGCAAGGCATTTGAGCGCCGCCGCGACCTCGTTGTGGGACTCGCACGCACCATCCCCGGATGGAAGGTCAACAATCCTCAGGGAGCTTTCTACCTCTTCCCCGAGGTGTCGAGCTACTTCGGCAAGCGTTACGGCGACACAGTGATCAACAACGACTCCGACCTCGCAATGTATCTGCTCGAGGAGGGACACGTGGCCACAGTTGCCGGCTCGGCATTCTGCACTCCCGGCTACATACGCCTCAGCTACGCTACCAGCGACGACAACATCCGTGAAGCCATGCGTCGCATCGAGGCCGCTCTCGCCAAGCTCGTGTGA